The following are encoded together in the Vigna unguiculata cultivar IT97K-499-35 chromosome 2, ASM411807v1, whole genome shotgun sequence genome:
- the LOC114173928 gene encoding phosphate transporter PHO1 homolog 1, whose protein sequence is MVKFSKQFEGQLIPEWKEAFVDYWQLKKDLKKLHLFNNTNNTPNNTSTSLPKYIFSSLRNYSPFGHQHREHGPIQVHRKLASSSFNGDMYETELLDQFSDTDATKEFFACLDQQLNKVNKFYRTKEKEFMDRGDSLKKQMEILLILKTTFKEQQSKAGSSHGSKEDQSISCTFSNEEDSVRSRPQQEELQDTTSTDELEKIEAPFSDSPGAEELAKSLQMKREDGKFRTLSGRVINCQGKNLRINIPLTTPSRTFSAISYLLREDLLNQSSRKCGPEGGNMHLNKTNLHHAEKMIKGGFIELYKGLGYLKVYRNLNMLAFIKILKKFDKVTEKQILPIYLKVVESSYFSSSDKVVKLADEVEELFIKNFAEENRRKAMKYLKPSQRKESHAVTFFIGLFTGCFLALLAGYAIMAHVTGLYRPHQNSVYMETVYPVLSMFSLVFLHFFLYGCNILAWRKTRINYSFIFELAPTKELKYRDIFLICTMAMSVVVGVTFLHLTLLTKGYSYAKVQDIPGLLLLGFLLILVCPFNIIYRSSRYRFLCVIRNIILSPLYKVVMLDFFMADQLCSQVPMLRSLEYVACYYITGSYKTQDYGYCMRTKHYRDLAYAVSFLPYYWRAMQCARRWFDEGQTSHLVNLGKYVSAMLAAGAKVAYEKDGSVGWLCVLVIMSSAATMYQLYWDFVKDWGLLQMNSKNPWLRNELMLHRKAIYYFSMGLNLVLRLAWLQTVLHSSFENVDYRVTCLFLASLEVIRRGLWNFFRLENEHLNNAGKFRAVKIVPLPFHEVDEED, encoded by the exons ATGGTGAAGTTCTCAAAGCAGTTCGAGGGGCAACTCATTCCGGAATGGAAAGAGGCCTTTGTTGATTATTGGCAACTCAAGAAGGACCTCAAAAAACTCCATCTTTTTAATAACACCAACAACACACCCAACAACACTAGCACTTCTTTACCTAAGTACATATTTTCATCACTAAGAAACTACTCTCCATTTGGCCACCAACATAGAGAGCATGGACCAATACAA GTCCATAGGAAACTTGCCTCATCATCTTTTAATGGGGACATGTATGAGACTGAACTGCTAGATCAGTTTTCTGACACTGATGCCACCAAAGAATTTTTTGCATGTCTGGACCAGCAACTAAACAAGGTCAACAAGTTCTACAGAACCAAGGAGAAAGAGTTCATGGATAGAGGAGATTCCTTGAAAAAACAAATGGAAATCCTCCTTATTCTCAAAACCACGTTCAAGGAGCAGCAGAGCAAAGCAGGCTCTTCCCATGGCTCCAAGGAAGATCAATCTATCTCATGCACATTCTCAAATG AGGAGGACTCTGTTAGGAGCAGACCACAGCAAGAAGAACTGCAGGACACAACAAGCACAGATGAATTGGAGAAAATTGAGGCTCCATTTTCAGATTCCCCTGGTGCAGAAGAACTTGCCAAGTCTTTGCAAATGAAAAGAGAAGATGGTAAATTCAGAACACTTTCTGGCCGTGTGATCAACTGCCAAGGGAAGAATCTGAGGATAAACATTCCCTTGACCACACCATCCAGAACCTTTTCAGCCATAAGCTACCTTCTCAGGGAAGATTTGCTTAACCAGTCTTCAAGGAAATGTGGTCCAGAAGGTGGAAACATGCACCTGAACAAAACTAATTTGCACCATGCTGAAAAGATGATCAAAGGAGGTTTCATTGAGCTCTACAAAGGCCTAGGATATCTCAAAGTTTAcag GAACTTAAACATGCTTGCATTTATAAAGATTCTGAAGAAGTTTGATAAG GTCACAGAAAAACAAATTCTTCCCATTTATCTCAAAGTGGTTGAGAGTTCCTATTTCAGTAGCTCAGATAAG GTGGTGAAGTTAGCAGACGAAGTTGAGGAACTGTTCATCAAAAATTTTGCTGAGGAAAACCGAAGAAAGGCCATGAAATACCTTAAACCAAGCCAACGCAAAGAATCACATGCTGTAACTTTCTTCATTG GACTATTTACTGGATGCTTCTTGGCACTTCTTGCGGGATATGCTATAATGGCTCATGTGACTGGTTTGTACAGACCACATCAAAATTCTGTGTACATGGAAACCGTCTACCCTGTGCTTAG CATGTTCAGCCTTGTGTTCCTACATTTCTTTCTCTATGGTTGCAATATTCTTGCATGGAGAAAAACTCGTATAAACTACAGCTTCATTTTTGAGCTGGCCCCTACCAAGGAACTCAAGTATAGAGATATATTCTTAATTTGCACGATGGCAATGAGTGTTGTGGTTGGTGTTACGTTTCTTCATCTGACTCTACTGACAAAAGGGTATTCATATGCCAAAGTACAAGACATTCCTGGACTTCTACTTCTG GGCTTCTTATTAATACTAGTGTGTCCCTTCAACATTATATACCGGTCAAGCCGTTACCGTTTCCTTTGTGTGATAAGAAACATAATTTTGTCACCCCTTTACAAG gTTGTCATGCTGGATTTTTTCATGGCTGATCAACTTTGTAGTCAG GTGCCAATGCTCAGGAGCCTTGAGTACGTGGCATGTTACTATATAACTGGTAGCTATAAAACTCAGGACTATGGATATTGCATGAGGACAAAGCACTATAGAGATCTTGCTTATGCAGTGTCATTTCTCCCCTACTATTGGAGAGCTATGCAG TGTGCTAGGAGATGGTTTGATGAAGGGCAAACAAGCCACCTTGTGAATCTGGGAAAATATGTATCAGCAATGTTAGCAGCTGGTGCCAAAGTGGCTTATGAGAAAGATGGGAGTGTAGGGTGGCTCTGTGTTCTGGTGATCATGTCAAGTGCAGCAACTATGTACCAATTGTACTGGGACTTTGTAAAAGACTGGGGTTTGCTTCAAATGAATTCCAAGAATCCATGGTTAAGGAATGAATTAATGCTTCACAGAAAAGCCATTTACTACTTCTCAATG GGGTTAAATCTTGTTCTGAGGCTTGCTTGGTTGCAAACTGTTCTTCATTCaagttttgaaaatgttgattATCGAGTTACATGCTTATTTTTAGCATCTCTTGAAGTTATTAGACGAGGGCTATGGAATTTCTTCAG ATTGGAGAATGAGCATCTAAATAATGCTGGGAAGTTTAGAGCAGTGAAGATAGTACCACTTCCTTTTcatgaagttgatgaagaagaCTAA